GTCCGCGTCTACCTCTGGAACGGAACCGACTACGCACCCCTCTGGACTTATAACTTGACCGGCACGACCTGGGCGACAGCATTGGCGGTGTCTGACGACGGATCCACCATCGCCGCGGGGGGGTGGCTTTCGACGGGCTCCTACGGCGGTCGCGTGGCGCTGCTGGACATCGGCAGCGCGATCCCATTGTGGATCGACGCGAGCTACGGGGATTGGGTGTCCTCGCTTTCTCTGACGGCCGACGGAAGCCTGCTCGCCGCGGGTTCCTGGGGGCGCTCTGGAGACACCTTCGGCAACATTGTGACTGTCTACGACCGCGACACCGGGGTCCCGATCCAGCACATTCAGGATGACGCCATCGGCGGCGTCGGTTCGTGTCTCAGCGTGGACATCAGCGCCGACGGGCTCTTCCTGGTCGCCGGAGGCAAGGCGGTTCATGCGCGCGAATTCGGCAACGGCGGATGGGTCATGGCGGCGCAGCTGACCGATCTCTCCGGGATCCACCCGAATGGGAACATCGTGACCGCGCCTATGCTGTCGGCCTCACCGAATCCGTTTCTCGGTGCGGTCCGGATCGCGCCCGCCATTCCAGGCGGGCCTGCCGCAGGCACCCTGCGGGTCTTCGCGGCGGATGGCAGACTGGTGCGCGACCTGGGCGAGTCTAAGGCGCTCTCCGGTTGGACATGGGACGGGAATGATGCGCTGGGGCGGAGCGTTCCGGCGGGGAACTACTTCGTTAAGGGTAACGGTGCGGTGCTACGGGTTGTTCGCTTGCGGTGAGATTGCCGGTCTCTCTGTTGGGCGCGGCCATGCTTGTCGAGTAGAAGGTGAGGAGTATGGGTATATTTTCCAAGGTGAGCGGCTTGAACAAGCTATCTGAGCATTATCATGCGACCAACGACCCCGGCGACGTCAGTCAAACCAAGCAGACGGTGAAGATCGGGGTCGTGAGGTATCGGAGTTGCGTCACCGTCGGTATTGGGAGCGGTGGACTGTTCCTTCGGGTGAGTCCACCGCTGGGAAAAGAATGCAAGCTGCTGATACCTTGGAATGAGATCAAAAATGTTAAAGAAGCAAAGTTGTATGGGCGGCAGGGAGTGCACATGGCGATAGGTGATCCCGCGGTAGGGGAAATCACCATCTACAAAGAATTGTTTGAACAATTGAGGGGGAATTTGAGCGGGGTGGCGCAATGAAGCTTGGAGTAAGCGAGTCAATGGCGGTTCAATGGGACACTGCGTTTGGAACGCTGAGTAGCAGATGGACGTCCCTTGATGCGTCACTTAAGTCGCTTGATGCACCGGAATCCGATATCCCCCCCGACGCTGTTTTCCGATCGTGACGTTTGTGTTGAGCCCGAAAGTTCTTCAGCTTTAGTGGAAATCGACCCGCCTTGCAACACTCTACAATTGACGCGCTGCCTGTTCGATGGGTTGCTTTCCTCGCAATCCAGAGAGTTGCAACACCACTCCCAGATATTCCCCAGCATATCGAAAAAGCCCCAGGAATTAGGCTGTTTCTGTTTCACTTTATTAATGAAGATCCCAGAATTTCCAGCATGCCAGGCGATAGAACCGATCGGAATTTTTGGATTCACCGGTCCGCCGGCCCTGCATACATACTCCCACTCTGCTTCCGTAGGTAATTGGTAGCCGAAGTGCCGGCAGAATGAATCCGCCTCGCTCCAGCTTAGGTCCGTAGCGGGATGGTCCACGGAGAGAAGTCGATCCTGCAGCGTGTGATGTGAGTTGGCATAAAGCTGGTATTTCCGCCATTGGCCGCGGGTCGTCGGTGTCTCGGCCATGTAGAACGGGTCAGCGATGACAATCTCGCGACTCGATTTCTCGTTCCCGTCTTCCGGCTTGAAGCTCCCCGGCTCCACAAGCACAAACACGATCCCACTGCGCGGATCGGTAGCCCGACGGGCCCATCCCCTTGATCCAGGTTCCCGATCAAGCCGTCTCCAGCTCGCCGGCACACGAGAGGAAATGACAAGCTCGGACGCGATCTGGCGCCTTGCCTCGCCATAGGCCACAATTGAATCTGTTACCTTTTCCTGTTTGCGATACTCGTTGCCCAGCTCGAACCATTCCCGCGCCATCAAAATCGCTCCGGGTTCCGGGATCTTCCAATCTTGAAACCTTCTCTCCAGTGCGCTGATGTCCGCCGATGCTTGGCGTTCCGCCTGATCTGCGGGCTCGCGTTTTTCCACACGCTGCAACGTCTCCTCGCGAGAACATGCATAAGCCTGCTGTGCTTCTTTGAAGGCTTTTTCCGCCAGGGATAGTTCCATCTCTTGCAGGTATTGGCGGCCTGCTTCCAGAAGCTGCTCCGCTTGTTCAAATGTCTTGGAAGGTGTCAACTGGTTGTTATCGTTATCTTGCTTTGCCTTGGTTCGATCCAAGACAACCAGCTGCTGAAGTGATTCAATCGAAGCTCTTCGAGCGATGAGCTCATGCACGCGCTCAAGGGTATTTGTAATGCCAACGTCAGCGAGTTCGAAGCAATTGATGGCTTTGTCGATATCTCTGTCACGAAGAGCGGCTTGTCCTTCAAGCAGGGCACGTCGGGCTTCCTCCTGACCTTCGACCCGTCCTGTCTGGACCGTCTGGAGGAGTTCTGCCAGCTCTCGGCTCCTCTCCGTCGCCTTGCGCTCGGCGCATTCGGCAGCCAGAACAGGGGCGCTCTCGCGGGCATTGGAGAACTTTGCCTTTGCAAGGGAGTAGTTATTTAGCGCTTGCTGGAGGTCGCCACGCGACATCTCTGCTTCAGCTGCCTGGATGGCTCGCTCTCCTTCATTGAATTCGGTGGGGGGCGTGATTTCAAGGCTCTTGAAGAGATCAGAAGTGCCGGCATATGCCTCCATTGCTTCGGCTGACATCGCTTCTGTCCGCAATCTGAGGTCTTCCTTGGAGATCAGCGCCGCAAGACTCTCAAGTTCTGCTCTCCCCGATCTATAGGTGGAGATGGCTTTGTTACACACCCGGTCGCGGATCATAAACTCGCCTGACTGGAGCTTGATCTCTACAGCCTGGAGTTTTTCACTATTTAAAACTTCTTTCTCAATAAAACGCTTCAGTTTTCGTAACCGATCAGCTTCGGCTGCATCACTTCGAGCTGCATTTGAGATTTGTTGTTCAAGTTTCTTGCTATAGTCCTTGATGTTCCCGCGGGCAGTCTCGGCGAGGGTTCTTTCGTGAACGGCCTCCTCGTATCGTTCATCAAGCTGCGGAGAATTCAGGTAAGCTTCGTTAGGCGAATCCTGTCTTGGAACTGAAGGATCAGGGATACGCGCGTCGAAGATAGTTTTTGGAAGCGATGAAATAACCTTCTTCAAATACCGGCTTCTCGGGATCGCAAACTTTTTGAGTGCTTGGCGGGCGCCCAATTGTAGACGAAGTCCAGGGCGAAGTTGGATATCTTCAATATAGATCGCCAGCGTCGGTTTTTTTAGCTCTAACGCCATATGGATTTCGTTGCTGACATTATCTGAGTTATCAGCGGCGGCTGAGACAAACACTAAAAAGTAAGATGAATGTATCAGTGCATTGGCTATTCCGTCCGACCATTCGTTACCGGGATCAAGGCCCTCATCGTACCAAATACGGACCCCATGATTGTGGAGTACTTTCAGATCCTCAAAGACCGATGCCCCATCGGCATGGGCATAACTCACGAAGCTGTATGGTTCGGTACCCTTGTAGGGTTCAAATGGGGGCGGGGTGTCAACAGTGACCATTTGCAGCTGACTCTCCATTCAGGATAGGGATATAAAACTGGCATCTGCCCGGGAAGACTTGCCTATTACCATAATCTCATTCTATCGCTGCGTCAATGCAATAGCAGCAGCTATCCAGTTGACCTATATAATGATGTGACATTCATCGCACCGATCTTCAGCACAGTTTTCGACACTAAGGAATCCGATTGTATAAACGTCCTGGGCGAGATGAAAATCCGGATTTGTTCAAAATTGAGAGCAAAGGTCCCCAATGGTCCATGCGATGGTTTGCGGTAGTAGGCCAAAACAGGATCTTCTGCGCCTCCAATCCGAACGGTACGAACTTCACCCGCCGCGTTTATTCTATTTGATTCATCTGCGTCATTGTTAGCTTGCCTTTCGGATTTTTATGCACGACCGCTTCCCACATCGAGGTATCGACCAGTTCGAGCTTCATTTTGTAGTTCGTGCCCGCGACAACCTGCGTTTGAACCTGGAGAAGCTGTTTGAGCGCTGGTCCCGGCGGACGGAATAGAAATGTGTGCTCCTTGGCAATCTCTTCGGCCGCGAACCCCGCGGCTTGCAGCGCCGACGGGTTATCCGGCGAACAATCGATGTAGGCGCCGGGCGCCGGGCGCGGCGCCTGTATCAATGGGAAAGATGCGGCTCCTGAGAGTGTAAGTGAGACGCCGGTGCCGCTTGTCGGGAGTTTCGTCCACTCCATCTCCGGTCCGGCTGTGAGCATCAATCCGACAATGGTGTGATCGAATGCCACATCCCCTTGAACGAACCTCTTGATCTCCTGGGGATCGAAGACGATGTCGACGCTGATCTTTTTGGTGGAACGACGTTGTTTCTTGACTCGGTCATCCAGGTCCTTCTCGAGTTCCGCCCATTCGCCACTTTTAATCATCTCCTGTTTTCGCAGCTCGATCGCACCCTCCTCGCCCACATCCACGATGTCGTACTGCGTGGGGATGATCTCGATCTTCCGGTCGCTCTCGGGCAGGAAATCTCGGGCCTCGAACTCGATGGAAAGAACAGGGACGACCGAGAGGCGCCACAAACTAATACCGAAATCCCTCTGCGATTTTTTGAAACAACCCAGCTGGAGCGCGATCGGCTGGAGGGTGGTCTCGCCCTCCCTGGTTACCCCGACGCCCCCGAACATCCAGGCGCCGAATTCCGGCATCTGGCAACCGACTCCGAGCTGCGCGGCGACATGTTTGAAGCTGCCGCCTACCTGAATCCCCGCCCAGACGTAATCGCAGAGAGTGGGGCTGCCGCCACCGCGGCTCTGGATCCCGGACGCGTCAGTTGGCGGAGTGTGATCAGTAGCATCCGCGCCACGCGTCATGATCCCCCCGCTCCAAGGCCCGACCATCGCCTCGAATACGAAGTCGCCACCGATATCGTCCCAGCCACCCGGAGTTCCCACGAACCCCTGTCCGTTGGCGTAGCCGTCCCGGCTGAACCACAGGTAAGCTGAGGGGTTTTGATTCGTTACCGTCACGGCCAATTGATCACCTGGCAGGACAGCAATTCCAGCCCAGCTGACATCGATCTCGGTGAGCTCCTCGCTATAACTCAGCGGGAAGTCATCGGGAGACATCTCAAGGGTGAACAGGGCAAACGCCGGATCGGAGACCGGGCGATCGTTCTGATCCAAAGGGCACAGACCGAGGATGAGGTTGCCGCCGGTCCAGGCCCGGCGGTTGATCCGCAAAGCAATGGTATTCAATTGTCCGGGCTGGCTGAGCGTAAAGGTTTGAGCGAAGGTCAGACCGCACCGTACCGGCTGAAACTCGTCGCTCGATGGAGTCCACGTCGCATCCGCAGCCTGCGACTCACCCCTGGCCTGAGGCGCAAGCAGCCTCCGAAGGCTTACAATCGTCGAGCCATCGTCCCAGTCGTCGGCCCGGAGCCGCCGCACCACCGGAGCCGCCGTGGGTTGTTC
This window of the Candidatus Eisenbacteria bacterium genome carries:
- a CDS encoding SUMF1/EgtB/PvdO family nonheme iron enzyme gives rise to the protein MVTVDTPPPFEPYKGTEPYSFVSYAHADGASVFEDLKVLHNHGVRIWYDEGLDPGNEWSDGIANALIHSSYFLVFVSAAADNSDNVSNEIHMALELKKPTLAIYIEDIQLRPGLRLQLGARQALKKFAIPRSRYLKKVISSLPKTIFDARIPDPSVPRQDSPNEAYLNSPQLDERYEEAVHERTLAETARGNIKDYSKKLEQQISNAARSDAAEADRLRKLKRFIEKEVLNSEKLQAVEIKLQSGEFMIRDRVCNKAISTYRSGRAELESLAALISKEDLRLRTEAMSAEAMEAYAGTSDLFKSLEITPPTEFNEGERAIQAAEAEMSRGDLQQALNNYSLAKAKFSNARESAPVLAAECAERKATERSRELAELLQTVQTGRVEGQEEARRALLEGQAALRDRDIDKAINCFELADVGITNTLERVHELIARRASIESLQQLVVLDRTKAKQDNDNNQLTPSKTFEQAEQLLEAGRQYLQEMELSLAEKAFKEAQQAYACSREETLQRVEKREPADQAERQASADISALERRFQDWKIPEPGAILMAREWFELGNEYRKQEKVTDSIVAYGEARRQIASELVISSRVPASWRRLDREPGSRGWARRATDPRSGIVFVLVEPGSFKPEDGNEKSSREIVIADPFYMAETPTTRGQWRKYQLYANSHHTLQDRLLSVDHPATDLSWSEADSFCRHFGYQLPTEAEWEYVCRAGGPVNPKIPIGSIAWHAGNSGIFINKVKQKQPNSWGFFDMLGNIWEWCCNSLDCEESNPSNRQRVNCRVLQGGSISTKAEELSGSTQTSRSENSVGGDIGFRCIKRLK